DNA from Polaribacter sp. NJDZ03:
TTCTAGTTTCAACAAGAGATTTAAAATCTGGCTCGTCTAATCTTATTATATCTTCAATCATTCCATTTAAAGCAGTAACACCAATATCGGCTACAAAAGTTCCGCTTTGTGGTCTAGACTTTAATAATCCATAAAATTCTAAACGATGTATTGCCTCTCTTACGTTACTTCTACTTACTTTAAATTTTTCTGAAAGCATTCTCTCAGAGGGTAACTTATCTCCAGGCTCTAAATTTTTGTAATTAATCAAATCCTTAATACCTATAATTATTAGGTTTTGAACCTTTTGATTTTCATTTTTAGTAAGCACTTCTAATTTCATATTCTCGATTTTAACTCAAAACTGGTTAACCAGCTTGATAGTATAAATATATAAAAACTAATTGTTTTACCAAATTAAAATATTACACTTCTAATTGGTATTCGTTAACTTTTATACGAATTAAGTTTCTATCGTTGAATTATTAAAATAGACATAAATTTAGTGCCATTAAAAATTTACACACATTATTAAAAAACATCAATAATGTGTGCAACTTTTTAATTATTCTGGTTTTACAGCTGCATTATCTAAATAAGAATCTTTTGTGTTTCCATCATGATCAAATAAGATAGAAATATCTGTATTTGCTCCGGTTTCAAAACTTACTGTAATCGTATTAAAATTTCCTTTTCCATCATTTATAGTGCCAGATTCTTGACCTAAAAGTGTTGCTGATGCAAATTCACTAAAGTTAGACAACTGACCATCAATTACACTTGCTCTAATTGCATCTCCATCTGCTTGTAAAGCATAACGAACTGTTAAAGCATATTTAGTGTTTGGCGAAACAGAAAATGCTTGATATGTAACTCTGTTATCTCCATTTCCTGAAGGGTATTTTACTCCTCTTGTATCACTTTCTCCATCACTAGTTGTTTTATGGATTGCTGCTCCACTTAATCTCCAACAATCTCTACTATCTCCAGTACCACAAACCTCTGCAATATCTTCAAAATCTGCTCCAGAAATTTCTGGTGTAATTGCAACAACTACTAATGGTTTAATAACTGTAATTTCTTGAGAAGACGTACTCATAACTTCTAAACCATCTTTTGCCGTTAAAGTAACTGTATAAGTACCTTCTCCTGCAAATGTATGCGCTGGTTCTATTTCTGTTGATGTATCACCGTCTCCAAAAGCCCAAGAATAAGTTGTTGAACTTTGTGACTGATTAGAAAAGGTATAGTCTTTCCATTCTTCATCTGGTCCTACTCCTTGTGTAAAAGAAAAACTAGATTGTGGTGCTGTTAAATCTGCTATTGAACCTGTTTCTGGTAAAGTATTGTCTTCACAAGAGAACATTATTCCTAAAGAAATTAGTAATGCTAATATTCCTAGTTTAGAAATATTGTTTTCTATATTTTTTATTATTTGTTTCATAATACTTATCTATTAATTAGATTAATAACCTGGGTTTTGCTTTAATAAACTCTCTCCGTTTACTTCTGGACTTAAACCTATTTCTATCTGAGGAATTGGTAATAAAAGATCGTTAGAACTAAAGCTTCCACCTGTAGCTGATGCAAAATCACTTAAAACAGTTTGTGCTGCTCCCATTCTTACTAAATCGAAAAATCTATGGTTTTCAAAAGCCAATTCAACTCTTCTTTCATCTAATAATTCTTGTTTACTAATACTACCAGTACCATCTGTTGCTATTAAATCTGAACCCGTAAAACCAGCTCTACTTCTTATTTGATTAAATGATGTAATTGCTGTTGTACTAGTTGTAGATGCACTGTTTGC
Protein-coding regions in this window:
- a CDS encoding PKD domain-containing protein; the encoded protein is MKQIIKNIENNISKLGILALLISLGIMFSCEDNTLPETGSIADLTAPQSSFSFTQGVGPDEEWKDYTFSNQSQSSTTYSWAFGDGDTSTEIEPAHTFAGEGTYTVTLTAKDGLEVMSTSSQEITVIKPLVVVAITPEISGADFEDIAEVCGTGDSRDCWRLSGAAIHKTTSDGESDTRGVKYPSGNGDNRVTYQAFSVSPNTKYALTVRYALQADGDAIRASVIDGQLSNFSEFASATLLGQESGTINDGKGNFNTITVSFETGANTDISILFDHDGNTKDSYLDNAAVKPE